The DNA segment CACCAGGCTCGACACCTTGACCACGGCGGCGAAGGTGCCGATCACCACGAGTTCGCGGACTTCCCAGTAGGCGGGCTTGGGCTGAGCGAGAGTTTCCACGGCGGCCTCAGAACGTGGAGCGGAGGCTGACGGACACGCTGCGCCCCGCCATCAGCACGGTCTCGAAGGCCGTGCGGTAGCTGCGGTCCAGCAGGTTCTGGAGGTTGACGGCCACCTGGTGCTGGCCGTGGGCGCCGAAGTGGAGGCCCGTGGACAGGTTCAGGATGGTCCACCCGGGCACCGCCTCCACCGTGCCGTTGGAGGACGCCAGGTCCGCCCGGTCGGCGAAGCGCAGGAAGGCGTCGGCGTGGAATCCCAAGCCCGTCCGCGCCGCGGATTCGTAGCGGAGGCCCGCCTGGCCCAGGAACGACGGCGAGCCCGTCTTCCAGGTGGTGAAGCCCGTGGATTCGAACCGGCGGCGAAGCCACGTGAAGCTGGTGTAGGGGCTCAGGTGGGGCGTGGCCTGGAGCGTGGCGGCCGCTTCCAGCCCCTGGCTGGTGGCCCGGTCCACGTTCCGGAACTGGAGCGCATTGGGATAGGTGGGCGTGGGCGACAGCAGGGTGGTGATGTAGTCGCGGTTCTCGCTGCGGAACAGCGCCACGTCCACGGCGGCGCGGTCCGTGTTGGTGCGCCAGCCCAGCTCCACGCTGCGGGAGGTCTCGGGCTTCAGGTCCGGGTTCCCGAAGGTGGGGCTGGAGCTGCCGTGGACCGTGCCCATGTAGAGCTGCTGGAGGGTGGCGAAGCGGTAGCCCTGGGAGACGTTCAGCCGCAGGGTGGACGGCGCCGCCACCTTCCACGCCACGCCCAGGGAGCCCACCAGGTTCTGGTCCCGGTTCGAGGCCACCTTGAGGGTGGGATCCGTCGTCTTCTCCAGCTCGGTCTTCACCCAGGTCTGGCGGAGGCCGCCGGTGAAGGTGAGGCCGTTCACGGGCTGCCACTCGTCCTGGACGAACAGGGCGGTGACGGTGGCTTCCGCCTCGTCGCGGTACTTCGACAGCGAGAACGCCGGCATCATCGGGAGCATCCGAGAGCGGCGGGTCTCGTCGGCCCCCAGCCGGTCGCGGCTCCCCTCGAAGCCCGCGATCAGGTAGTGGCCGCCGGGCAGCGCCCAGTCCGACTGGAGGTG comes from the Geothrix sp. 21YS21S-4 genome and includes:
- a CDS encoding TonB-dependent receptor, producing MNRIALFLAALGSASAAFADAPDEVQLKEVRVTATKVERSLQEVPHSVGVVEREEILRKGTTSIADLLRDIPGVQVEDGAVPGQKRIGLRGESAARVLLLIDGQRVSEQKSMSGAVFLVDPSIVERIEVIKGPASVLYGSEAIAGVVNIITRKGAQVPLELEAGTTYDSATDGWKGHLMASGRIQGFSYNVSGYRSNQGDRRTPDGVAADTSFQEKGGRLYVEQAWERLTLFASAETHISDLRVFTPDGVISAAIPYFHQDLPEWSRKKTSLGTIWRPAAGALAKLSADVYHQTTYKDFFMDMDIQAGPGMTVQTRNRTQNDLDSDGLHLQSDWALPGGHYLIAGFEGSRDRLGADETRRSRMLPMMPAFSLSKYRDEAEATVTALFVQDEWQPVNGLTFTGGLRQTWVKTELEKTTDPTLKVASNRDQNLVGSLGVAWKVAAPSTLRLNVSQGYRFATLQQLYMGTVHGSSSPTFGNPDLKPETSRSVELGWRTNTDRAAVDVALFRSENRDYITTLLSPTPTYPNALQFRNVDRATSQGLEAAATLQATPHLSPYTSFTWLRRRFESTGFTTWKTGSPSFLGQAGLRYESAARTGLGFHADAFLRFADRADLASSNGTVEAVPGWTILNLSTGLHFGAHGQHQVAVNLQNLLDRSYRTAFETVLMAGRSVSVSLRSTF